A region of Kineosporia sp. NBRC 101731 DNA encodes the following proteins:
- the cysN gene encoding sulfate adenylyltransferase subunit CysN gives MPPTMDMLRFATAGSVDDGKSTLIGRLLFDSKSIFEDQLSAVEAASTAKGDDYVNLALLTDGLRAEREQGITIDVAYRYFATPRRKFIIADTPGHIQYTRNMVTGASTADLAIILVDARKGLVEQSRRHAFLATLLRVPHLVLAVNKMDLVDYSQEVYDEISEEFTRFADKLNVADLTVIPLSALKGDNIVTRSANMPWYEGPSLLHHLEHVHVSSDRNLIDVRFPVQYVIRPQSSQYPDYRGYAGTVASGTLKAGDEIMVLPSGFTSTIAAVETADGPVAEAFPPMAVTVRLNDEIDISRGDMICRPQNAPKAAQNIDAMVCWMADDALRPGRKLAIKHTSRSARAVVKDLEYRLDVNTLHRDSAATELNLNDIGRIRLRTTQPLLCDEYSRNRETGGFILIDENTNRTVGAGMITSAD, from the coding sequence ATGCCGCCGACCATGGACATGTTGCGGTTCGCCACTGCCGGATCGGTGGACGACGGCAAGAGCACCCTCATCGGGCGGCTGCTGTTCGACTCCAAGTCGATCTTCGAGGACCAGCTCAGCGCGGTCGAGGCGGCCAGTACGGCCAAGGGCGACGACTACGTGAACCTGGCGCTGCTCACCGACGGCCTGCGGGCCGAGCGGGAGCAGGGCATCACGATCGACGTGGCCTACCGGTACTTCGCCACGCCGCGGCGGAAGTTCATCATCGCCGACACCCCGGGGCACATCCAGTACACCCGGAACATGGTCACCGGTGCCTCCACCGCCGACCTGGCCATCATTCTGGTGGACGCGCGCAAGGGCCTGGTCGAGCAGAGCCGCCGGCACGCGTTCCTCGCCACTCTGCTGCGGGTTCCGCACCTGGTGCTCGCCGTGAACAAGATGGACCTCGTGGACTACTCCCAGGAGGTCTACGACGAGATCAGCGAAGAGTTCACCCGTTTCGCCGACAAGCTCAACGTCGCCGACCTGACGGTGATCCCGCTGTCGGCGCTCAAGGGTGACAACATCGTCACCCGCTCGGCGAACATGCCCTGGTACGAAGGGCCGTCGCTGCTGCACCACCTGGAGCACGTGCACGTCTCCAGCGATCGCAACCTGATCGACGTGCGGTTCCCGGTGCAGTACGTGATCCGCCCGCAGTCGAGCCAGTACCCCGACTACCGCGGTTACGCGGGTACGGTGGCCAGCGGCACGCTCAAGGCCGGCGACGAGATCATGGTGCTGCCGTCCGGTTTCACCAGCACGATCGCCGCGGTCGAGACCGCCGACGGGCCGGTGGCCGAGGCGTTTCCGCCGATGGCCGTCACGGTGCGGCTGAACGACGAGATCGACATCTCGCGGGGCGACATGATCTGCCGCCCGCAGAACGCGCCCAAGGCCGCGCAGAACATCGACGCGATGGTCTGCTGGATGGCGGACGACGCGCTGCGGCCGGGCCGGAAGCTGGCCATCAAGCACACCTCCCGCAGCGCCCGGGCCGTGGTGAAAGACCTCGAGTACCGCCTCGACGTCAACACCCTGCACCGCGACTCGGCCGCGACGGAGCTGAACCTGAACGACATCGGCCGGATCCGCCTGCGCACCACGCAGCCGCTGCTGTGCGACGAGTACTCCCGTAACCGGGAGACCGGTGGGTTCATCCTGATCGACGAGAACACCAACCGCACGGTCGGCGCGGGGATGATCACCTCGGCCGACTGA
- the cysD gene encoding sulfate adenylyltransferase subunit CysD has product MSASEYRLTQLQTLEAESIHIIREVVAELERPVLLFSGGKDSIVMLRLAEKAFFPARIPFPVMHVDTGHNFQEVLDFRDLRVAELGVQLIVASVPEALDRGLVSEPPDGTRNRIQTPVLLDALEKYRFTAAFGGARRDEDKARAKERVFSFRDEFGQWDPKNQRPELWNTYNGRIQMGENIRVFPLSNWTELDIWQYVKHEQIALPSIYFSHQREVFDRGGMLYGVHEVCQPKAGEEVFTETVRYRTVGDASLTAAVRSDADTLDKIIDEVASTRITERGATRGDDKFSEAAMEDRKREGYF; this is encoded by the coding sequence ATGAGCGCGTCGGAGTACCGGCTCACTCAGCTGCAGACGCTGGAAGCCGAGTCCATCCACATCATCCGGGAGGTGGTGGCCGAGCTCGAGCGCCCCGTCCTCCTGTTCAGTGGTGGCAAGGACTCGATCGTCATGCTCCGCCTGGCGGAGAAGGCGTTCTTCCCGGCCCGCATCCCGTTCCCGGTGATGCACGTCGACACCGGCCACAACTTCCAGGAGGTCCTCGACTTCCGCGACCTGCGCGTGGCCGAGCTCGGCGTGCAGCTGATCGTGGCCAGCGTGCCCGAGGCCCTCGACCGCGGCCTGGTCAGCGAGCCGCCGGACGGCACCCGGAACCGCATTCAGACCCCGGTGCTCCTGGACGCTCTCGAGAAGTACCGGTTCACCGCTGCTTTCGGTGGTGCTCGGCGCGACGAGGACAAGGCCCGGGCCAAGGAGCGGGTGTTCTCGTTCCGCGACGAGTTCGGCCAGTGGGACCCCAAGAACCAGCGTCCCGAGCTCTGGAACACCTACAACGGCCGGATCCAGATGGGCGAGAACATCCGGGTCTTCCCGCTGTCCAACTGGACCGAGCTGGACATCTGGCAGTACGTGAAGCACGAGCAGATCGCCCTGCCGTCGATCTACTTCTCGCACCAGCGCGAGGTGTTCGACCGGGGCGGCATGCTCTACGGCGTGCACGAGGTGTGCCAACCGAAGGCCGGTGAGGAGGTCTTCACCGAGACCGTTCGCTACCGCACCGTCGGTGACGCCAGCCTGACCGCCGCCGTCCGCAGCGATGCGGATACGCTCGACAAGATCATCGACGAGGTCGCGTCCACCCGGATCACCGAGCGCGGCGCCACTCGCGGCGACGACAAGTTCAGCGAGGCCGCGATGGAAGACCGCAAGCGTGAGGGGTACTTCTGA